The Flavobacterium jumunjinense genome includes a region encoding these proteins:
- a CDS encoding efflux RND transporter periplasmic adaptor subunit: MDTVIKRKNSKKKLLLALPILIVLGYLIFVSVTKKRSFNVKKAEITVKTVSSDFFEDFILFQAKVTPLHSMLVNVIEGGAVQEIYVENGDLVTKGQPLVRLYNPNTELTYMQQETSIIEQINNLNKAKLDLRNQELNLAKDLIAIEHDFLDAKNLYDLNKKLFEQEIIARNEWTVTQENYRFQKERMDIIKQSVTKEKQANKIQIGQLNQSIGIMNQSLSILRKNKNNFLITAPLSGRLSSFEPILGKTFTQGNSIGTIDVMKGYKLVADVDEFYLNKVAEGQTGSVDHNGKTIKIQISKVISEVKNGRFIVELNFMEKEDLELNQGISFGVRINLSEKTKTKVLSKGSFYQETSGKWIFVVNGNKAVRRTIKLGRENPLYYEVLEGLESGDKVITSSYKDYENIEELNIEE; the protein is encoded by the coding sequence ATGGACACTGTCATAAAGCGTAAAAATAGTAAAAAGAAGTTACTTTTAGCATTACCAATACTCATAGTTTTAGGCTATTTGATATTTGTTTCTGTAACAAAGAAGAGAAGTTTCAATGTAAAGAAGGCTGAAATTACTGTAAAAACGGTCTCTTCAGATTTTTTTGAAGATTTTATATTGTTTCAAGCAAAAGTAACTCCTTTACATTCAATGTTAGTTAACGTAATTGAAGGTGGTGCTGTTCAAGAAATTTATGTAGAGAATGGAGATTTGGTAACCAAAGGACAGCCGTTAGTCCGTTTGTATAACCCAAATACTGAGTTAACATATATGCAACAAGAAACATCAATTATAGAGCAGATAAATAATCTAAATAAAGCCAAATTAGACTTACGAAATCAAGAATTAAATTTAGCCAAAGATTTAATTGCTATTGAACACGATTTTCTAGATGCAAAGAATTTATACGACTTAAATAAAAAATTATTTGAACAAGAAATAATTGCTAGAAATGAATGGACGGTAACACAAGAGAATTATCGTTTTCAGAAAGAACGAATGGATATTATAAAACAAAGTGTAACTAAGGAAAAACAAGCGAATAAAATTCAGATTGGTCAACTGAATCAATCAATAGGTATTATGAATCAGAGTTTGTCTATCTTAAGAAAGAATAAAAATAATTTCTTAATAACAGCACCACTTTCAGGAAGACTGTCTTCATTTGAGCCTATTTTAGGAAAAACATTTACACAAGGTAATAGTATTGGAACAATAGACGTAATGAAGGGATATAAGCTCGTAGCTGATGTGGATGAGTTTTATTTGAACAAAGTAGCAGAAGGTCAAACAGGTTCTGTAGATCATAATGGTAAAACGATAAAAATTCAAATTTCAAAAGTAATTTCTGAAGTGAAGAATGGAAGATTTATTGTAGAACTTAATTTTATGGAAAAAGAAGATTTAGAATTAAATCAAGGAATTTCTTTTGGAGTACGAATCAATTTATCTGAGAAAACAAAAACCAAAGTGCTTTCAAAAGGAAGCTTTTATCAAGAAACGTCTGGAAAATGGATTTTTGTTGTAAACGGAAACAAAGCAGTACGCAGAACGATTAAATTAGGAAGAGAGAATCCTTTATATTATGAAGTTTTAGAAGGATTAGAATCTGGAGATAAAGTGATAACATCTTCCTATAAAGATTATGAAAATATAGAAGAATTAAATATAGAAGAGTAG
- a CDS encoding ABC transporter permease, translating into MLKNWLHIFLFHVKNNKLFTILNILGLSIGIAGLIFAILYWNDEKSYDDWNPNKDTIFLLVNQVDENIFWTSGSAAVGSNLIKKTDEVISYCYLDGDYVNDIIRFKSKKVQSDKVLFTQKNFFEFFPFEFVSGNKNTALPDENSICLSVELAMQLFGNESALNKEVTFRDKKMRVRGVYKINNNASYQPSCVVNFMDTRIKEHIDQWGNYQFVLLMKVKNANSKNQILKKIKELYHDNMTVRFAKQRGISTDEFIEKYGATKVSLEPLSEVRLHTKTNGLAEGKGNYQFLIIMMGLSILILCLSIFNYINMATATAMKRAKEVGVRKVLGASKKNIVIQFIFETIIIVSFSMLLSLVIVELTLPFYNSFLDKNINIQFQQIFIQLVIVFIGILFTAGVSPSLYVANFEVLKVLKGNFNRSKAGVWLRNGMLILQFAIATFFIVGSYIVYQQIDYMNTKDLGFKGDQILNISYRNIGGDGITNKIRFDKYITIKNELLKIKGVKKVAGGAFKFGSGAPTTIDYTYKDISISGNNIPVDFGMLEMMQIKMVQGRYFDPKYAQDTINSMLINETALKMLNEPNPIGKKVDWDGKETIIVGVVKDFNLGNPSEEIPPMSFFHFKTIPWFIATLNNIYVDVEAETMEQALTDIEHFWQMKVDSNYPFSYDFVDKEYKRSYSSFVKQKNLFTALNVIVILIALFGLFALATYSIQSRMKEIAIRKTLGAETNTLLKTLSKQYVVFCVIGFLIALFPTYYLLNLWLEDFAYRIEIPLTSFIVGFVSLLALTLLVVLSRAFVATKVDVLKYLKYE; encoded by the coding sequence ATGTTAAAAAACTGGTTACATATATTTCTATTCCATGTTAAAAATAATAAACTGTTTACCATTCTAAATATTCTAGGGTTAAGTATTGGTATTGCAGGATTAATATTTGCTATTTTATATTGGAATGATGAAAAAAGCTATGATGATTGGAATCCAAACAAAGACACTATTTTCTTATTGGTAAATCAAGTAGATGAGAATATTTTCTGGACATCAGGTTCTGCTGCCGTTGGCTCTAATTTGATTAAAAAAACAGATGAGGTAATCTCTTATTGTTATTTAGACGGAGATTATGTTAATGATATTATTCGGTTTAAGAGCAAGAAAGTTCAATCGGACAAGGTTCTTTTTACTCAAAAAAACTTTTTTGAATTCTTTCCTTTTGAATTTGTGAGTGGCAATAAAAATACAGCGTTGCCCGATGAAAATAGTATTTGTTTATCAGTAGAATTGGCAATGCAATTATTTGGTAATGAATCGGCATTGAATAAAGAAGTTACATTTCGAGATAAGAAAATGAGAGTGAGAGGTGTTTATAAAATAAATAATAATGCATCGTATCAACCTTCTTGTGTAGTCAATTTCATGGATACTAGAATTAAAGAACATATTGATCAATGGGGTAATTATCAGTTTGTTTTGTTAATGAAAGTGAAGAATGCGAATTCTAAAAATCAAATTCTAAAAAAAATAAAAGAGTTGTATCATGATAATATGACCGTACGTTTTGCAAAACAAAGAGGTATTTCTACAGATGAATTTATCGAGAAGTATGGAGCAACAAAAGTATCATTAGAACCTTTGTCTGAAGTACGTTTGCATACAAAAACAAATGGTTTAGCAGAAGGTAAAGGAAATTATCAGTTTCTAATTATAATGATGGGATTAAGTATCTTAATTCTATGTTTGTCAATTTTTAATTACATAAATATGGCTACTGCTACTGCAATGAAAAGAGCAAAAGAAGTAGGAGTGCGCAAAGTTCTAGGAGCTTCAAAAAAGAATATAGTAATTCAATTCATTTTTGAAACGATTATAATTGTGTCATTTTCAATGTTACTTTCATTAGTAATTGTAGAACTAACATTGCCTTTTTATAATTCTTTTTTAGATAAAAATATCAACATACAATTTCAACAAATATTTATACAACTAGTAATTGTTTTTATAGGAATCTTATTTACTGCGGGTGTTTCTCCATCTCTTTATGTTGCCAATTTTGAAGTGCTAAAAGTGTTAAAAGGAAATTTTAATAGAAGTAAAGCAGGAGTGTGGTTAAGAAATGGAATGTTAATATTACAATTTGCAATTGCGACATTTTTTATTGTAGGATCTTATATAGTTTATCAGCAAATAGACTACATGAATACGAAAGATTTAGGCTTTAAAGGCGATCAAATATTAAATATATCGTATAGAAATATAGGTGGAGATGGAATAACGAATAAGATTAGGTTTGATAAATACATAACTATTAAAAACGAACTTCTAAAAATAAAGGGAGTTAAGAAAGTAGCTGGTGGTGCTTTTAAATTTGGTAGTGGTGCTCCAACAACAATAGACTATACATATAAAGACATCAGTATTAGTGGAAATAACATTCCAGTTGATTTTGGAATGCTTGAAATGATGCAAATAAAAATGGTACAAGGAAGATATTTCGATCCGAAATATGCTCAAGATACTATTAATTCGATGCTAATTAATGAAACAGCGTTAAAGATGTTGAACGAGCCAAATCCAATAGGGAAAAAAGTAGATTGGGATGGAAAAGAAACTATTATTGTTGGTGTTGTGAAAGATTTTAATTTAGGAAATCCAAGCGAAGAAATTCCTCCTATGTCCTTTTTTCATTTTAAAACGATTCCTTGGTTCATAGCTACTTTAAACAATATCTATGTTGATGTTGAAGCAGAAACGATGGAGCAAGCTTTGACAGATATAGAGCATTTTTGGCAAATGAAAGTGGATTCAAACTATCCTTTTTCATATGATTTTGTAGATAAAGAATACAAAAGGTCATATAGTAGTTTTGTAAAACAGAAAAACTTGTTTACGGCATTAAATGTCATTGTTATTCTTATCGCTCTGTTCGGATTGTTTGCTTTAGCAACCTATTCTATTCAAAGTAGAATGAAAGAGATTGCAATTCGAAAAACACTTGGTGCAGAAACAAATACCTTACTTAAAACACTTTCTAAACAATATGTTGTTTTTTGTGTGATAGGGTTTTTAATAGCATTGTTTCCGACCTATTATCTACTGAATTTATGGTTGGAAGACTTTGCTTATAGAATAGAAATTCCATTAACATCTTTCATTGTCGGTTTTGTCAGTTTATTGGCATTAACATTACTAGTAGTGCTTTCTAGAGCTTTTGTAGCAACTAAAGTAGATGTTTTGAAATACTTAAAATACGAATAA
- a CDS encoding ABC transporter permease, translated as MLKNWTNLLLHHIRHNKLFTFLNILGLSIGIAGLIFATLYWNDEQSYNDWNPEKDKVHQVVSDLGNDLVWGYTASPLGKYLGDISEVESHCYFNTWYYDEIITYKGEKQLIEKIFDAQNNFFDFFPFEFIKGNGKTAIQDNTSIALSEEVAQRLFGEDEAMGKEVQYSGRTLVVRGVYKINKKSSIAPEVVTNIIDKQLEANSDQWGNFNFGLLLKLKDPSQKTKVEGKLNQLFFKYKMSREAENEGISTEEYIKLYGSINNILEPLASARLHSVTHGYPEGNGNYQMLMILVGLSFLILILSVVNYVNLATANAIKRAKEVGVRKIIGATKSNIIQQFVFETIIMVLFAVVISLVLVELSLPYYNGFLEKELIIHGSQFYVQIISIFIITVIVAGIFPAIYVSNFETLKVLKGNFGRSKSGVWLRNGMLILQFAIATFFIVGSYIVYEQVQFMLNKDLGFQGEQVLEISYRNPYDYKEENYQQKLITRYNTIKQEVAKINGVKQVSTGAFKFGNGATSSSSFRYNDATIQGQNMAVDFGMLEMMKTNVIEGRFFNEKFASDTINTMMINETTLKMMNEKNPIGKTVEWNGNKLKIIGVVKDFHLYGPQAEIPPMSFFHFKTIDWMLQNVNTIYVKVEPENLEQTISNIEKFWVKKVDTEYPFSYDFVDKRYARTFEKFIKMKNLFSLLNIVVVLIALFGLFALASYSIQRRMKEIAIRKTLGAETNVLLKELSKQYIVFCVIGFLIALFPAYYLLGLWLENFAYRINISFVPFLVGFLILLSLTLIVVLSRAYKATRVDVLKYLKYE; from the coding sequence ATGTTAAAAAATTGGACAAACCTTCTTTTGCATCATATAAGACATAACAAACTCTTCACTTTTCTTAATATTTTAGGATTAAGTATTGGAATTGCAGGACTAATATTTGCTACGTTATATTGGAATGATGAACAAAGTTATAACGATTGGAATCCTGAAAAAGATAAAGTACATCAAGTTGTTAGTGACTTAGGTAACGATTTAGTTTGGGGATATACTGCAAGTCCGTTAGGGAAATATTTAGGAGACATTTCAGAAGTAGAATCGCATTGTTATTTTAACACATGGTATTATGACGAAATAATAACCTATAAAGGTGAGAAACAGTTAATCGAAAAAATATTCGACGCACAAAATAACTTTTTTGATTTTTTTCCTTTTGAATTTATTAAAGGTAACGGAAAAACAGCGATTCAAGACAATACAAGTATTGCGCTTTCAGAAGAAGTTGCTCAACGACTATTTGGGGAAGATGAAGCAATGGGAAAAGAAGTACAATATTCTGGTAGAACTTTAGTAGTTAGGGGAGTTTATAAAATAAATAAAAAATCATCCATTGCTCCGGAAGTAGTGACCAATATAATTGATAAGCAATTAGAAGCAAATAGTGATCAATGGGGGAATTTTAATTTCGGATTATTATTGAAATTGAAAGATCCATCTCAAAAAACAAAAGTAGAAGGGAAATTAAATCAGTTATTCTTCAAGTATAAAATGTCAAGAGAAGCAGAAAATGAGGGCATTTCAACGGAAGAATATATAAAACTATACGGGTCAATTAATAATATACTAGAGCCTTTAGCTTCAGCACGGTTACATTCAGTAACACACGGTTATCCAGAAGGAAATGGAAACTATCAAATGTTAATGATACTGGTTGGGTTGTCTTTTTTAATCCTAATACTTTCAGTGGTAAACTATGTTAATTTAGCGACAGCAAATGCAATAAAAAGAGCAAAAGAAGTTGGTGTTCGTAAAATAATTGGTGCTACAAAAAGTAACATTATTCAACAATTTGTATTTGAAACAATAATAATGGTTTTGTTTGCTGTAGTAATTTCATTAGTACTAGTTGAACTATCATTGCCCTATTATAATGGTTTTTTAGAGAAAGAGCTAATTATTCACGGAAGTCAATTCTATGTGCAGATTATTTCAATTTTCATTATAACAGTAATTGTAGCAGGAATATTTCCAGCAATTTATGTGTCAAATTTTGAAACATTAAAAGTCTTAAAAGGCAATTTCGGAAGAAGTAAGAGTGGAGTATGGTTAAGAAACGGAATGCTAATTCTTCAATTTGCAATTGCAACATTTTTTATAGTTGGATCTTATATTGTTTATGAACAAGTACAGTTTATGTTGAATAAGGACTTAGGATTTCAAGGTGAACAAGTTTTAGAAATTTCATATAGAAATCCATATGATTATAAAGAAGAAAATTATCAACAAAAATTAATCACACGCTATAATACTATAAAGCAAGAAGTTGCTAAGATTAATGGAGTGAAACAAGTTTCGACAGGTGCTTTTAAATTTGGAAATGGAGCAACTTCATCATCAAGTTTTAGATATAATGATGCTACAATTCAAGGACAAAATATGGCGGTAGATTTTGGAATGCTTGAAATGATGAAGACTAATGTTATAGAAGGAAGATTTTTTAATGAAAAATTCGCATCAGATACTATAAATACGATGATGATTAATGAGACAACATTAAAAATGATGAATGAAAAAAATCCAATTGGTAAAACGGTTGAATGGAATGGGAATAAATTAAAAATTATTGGTGTTGTGAAAGATTTTCATTTATATGGTCCACAAGCTGAAATTCCACCCATGTCTTTCTTTCATTTTAAAACAATCGATTGGATGCTTCAAAATGTGAATACAATTTATGTAAAAGTAGAACCAGAAAACCTAGAGCAAACCATCAGTAATATTGAGAAATTTTGGGTGAAAAAAGTAGATACAGAGTATCCTTTTAGCTATGATTTTGTAGATAAAAGATATGCTAGAACTTTTGAAAAGTTTATAAAAATGAAAAATCTATTTTCATTACTAAATATTGTAGTGGTATTAATTGCATTGTTCGGACTTTTCGCACTTGCAAGTTATTCCATTCAAAGGAGAATGAAAGAAATAGCCATACGAAAAACCCTTGGAGCAGAAACAAATGTGCTTCTAAAAGAACTGTCTAAACAATATATTGTGTTTTGTGTTATAGGCTTTCTAATTGCACTGTTTCCAGCTTATTATTTATTAGGACTATGGTTAGAAAATTTCGCTTACCGAATAAATATCTCATTTGTACCTTTCTTGGTAGGTTTCTTAATTCTATTAAGCTTAACGTTAATTGTTGTGCTTTCGAGAGCTTACAAAGCAACAAGAGTAGATGTTTTAAAATATTTAAAATATGAATAA
- a CDS encoding TolC family protein: MNKISKVAFFLLISFFVKGQDNSWSLQKCIGIGLENSIQIKINLLEVKRTQKAKNSFVNEILPTVNLFGSQSYNFGSTIDPSTNGRVSSNIQYDNFYLNAQMNLLDFNKLANTQRDKINIEIAKADKEVIENEYKLQILESYYQTLFTQELLSIQKQQVINSKNNLDRIQKEVNIGSKPKSDLYDIQFLFAKEEKQVVETEQLYIIQKTELFQLINFTDLSIEEVVLEKSITQTEHQTNSEEINNPKITVAKLNYDKNRKEIKAQRGLGLPTLSAFYQISSFYYKPLNQPNSAVESFSNQIENNKNQQIGLQLNIPIFNGFKKNKRVSVAKIESEKAKLVITQENQKIKQQVEVEKKNLYNYLQLQEKLNEVENYANESFGTTQAKFTSGKADAFSYASSKNNLLSSEYDVLKNNLQVQFTQLKMNLIQFNQL, from the coding sequence ATGAATAAAATAAGTAAAGTAGCGTTTTTTCTACTAATTAGTTTTTTTGTAAAAGGCCAAGATAATTCTTGGTCTTTACAAAAATGTATTGGTATTGGACTAGAGAATAGTATTCAAATAAAAATAAACTTGCTTGAAGTAAAACGCACACAGAAAGCAAAGAATAGCTTTGTTAATGAAATTTTACCAACAGTAAACTTGTTTGGAAGTCAGAGTTATAATTTTGGTTCAACAATTGACCCTTCAACCAATGGAAGAGTAAGTTCAAATATTCAATATGATAATTTCTATTTGAATGCTCAAATGAATCTACTCGATTTTAATAAACTAGCCAATACTCAAAGAGATAAAATAAATATTGAGATTGCAAAAGCAGACAAAGAAGTAATTGAAAACGAATACAAACTTCAAATTTTAGAAAGCTATTATCAAACATTATTCACGCAAGAGTTATTAAGTATTCAAAAACAACAAGTTATTAATTCGAAAAATAATTTAGACAGAATTCAAAAAGAAGTAAACATAGGAAGCAAACCCAAAAGCGATCTATACGATATTCAGTTTCTATTTGCAAAGGAAGAAAAGCAAGTGGTAGAAACCGAACAATTGTATATCATACAAAAAACCGAACTATTTCAGTTAATCAATTTTACAGATCTTTCAATAGAAGAAGTAGTTTTAGAAAAAAGCATTACACAGACAGAACATCAAACCAATTCGGAAGAAATTAATAATCCGAAAATCACAGTAGCAAAATTAAACTATGATAAAAACAGAAAAGAAATCAAAGCTCAAAGAGGATTAGGTTTGCCTACGCTTTCAGCTTTTTATCAAATATCTTCGTTTTATTACAAACCATTAAATCAACCAAATAGTGCAGTAGAATCGTTTAGTAATCAAATAGAAAATAATAAAAATCAACAAATAGGCTTACAATTAAATATTCCAATTTTTAATGGTTTTAAAAAGAATAAAAGAGTAAGTGTTGCAAAGATAGAAAGCGAAAAAGCAAAGTTGGTGATTACACAAGAGAATCAGAAAATAAAGCAACAAGTAGAAGTAGAGAAGAAGAATTTATACAATTATCTTCAATTACAAGAAAAATTAAACGAAGTTGAGAATTATGCTAATGAATCCTTTGGTACAACACAAGCTAAGTTTACGTCAGGAAAAGCAGATGCGTTCAGTTATGCTTCTTCAAAAAACAATTTGCTTTCATCGGAATATGATGTTTTAAAAAATAACTTACAAGTTCAATTTACCCAATTAAAAATGAATCTAATACAGTTCAATCAGTTATAA
- a CDS encoding Mrp/NBP35 family ATP-binding protein has translation MKLDRKEILNALETITVAGEGKNMVESGAIKNVVTFGDEVVVDVVLATPALHIKKRAEVDIMKVIHDKVYEKAKVKVNIKVEAPVKEENPNLIKGKQIPGISNIIAVSSGKGGVGKSTITANLAVSLSKMGFKVGILDADIYGPSMPIMFDVENSKPVSVEIDGKSKMQPVQSYGIEILSIGFFTKPDQAVIWRGPMASKALNQMIFDANWGEIDFMLIDLPPGTGDIHLSIMQSLPITGAVVVSTPQAVALADAKKGVSMFANESINVPVLGIIENMSYFTPEELPNNKYYIFGQEGAKNLAKDLDVPFLGEIPLVQSIREAGDYGRPAAMQTGSPLETAFEELARNVVRETVSRNESLPATEAIKITTMAGCSAVKGK, from the coding sequence ATGAAGTTAGATAGAAAAGAAATTCTTAATGCATTAGAAACGATTACAGTTGCAGGAGAAGGAAAAAATATGGTAGAAAGTGGAGCAATTAAAAATGTAGTCACTTTTGGAGATGAAGTAGTTGTTGATGTGGTTTTAGCTACGCCAGCCTTACATATAAAGAAAAGAGCTGAAGTAGATATTATGAAAGTAATACACGACAAAGTGTATGAAAAAGCAAAAGTTAAAGTAAATATAAAAGTAGAAGCACCTGTAAAAGAAGAAAATCCAAACTTAATTAAAGGAAAGCAAATTCCAGGAATAAGTAATATTATTGCGGTTTCTTCTGGAAAAGGAGGTGTAGGTAAATCTACAATTACTGCAAATTTAGCAGTTTCATTATCTAAAATGGGCTTCAAAGTAGGAATTTTAGATGCAGATATCTACGGGCCATCAATGCCAATAATGTTTGATGTTGAAAACTCTAAACCCGTTTCAGTCGAAATAGACGGAAAGTCTAAAATGCAACCAGTACAAAGTTATGGTATAGAGATTCTTTCTATTGGTTTTTTTACAAAACCAGACCAAGCAGTTATCTGGAGAGGACCAATGGCTTCAAAAGCCTTAAATCAAATGATTTTCGATGCCAATTGGGGAGAAATTGATTTTATGTTAATCGATTTGCCACCAGGAACAGGAGATATTCATTTATCAATCATGCAATCTTTACCAATAACAGGAGCAGTTGTTGTGAGTACACCTCAGGCCGTTGCCTTAGCTGATGCTAAAAAAGGAGTTTCCATGTTTGCAAACGAAAGTATCAATGTACCTGTTTTAGGGATTATTGAAAACATGTCTTATTTTACACCAGAGGAACTTCCAAACAATAAATATTATATCTTTGGACAAGAAGGTGCTAAGAATTTAGCAAAAGATTTAGATGTTCCCTTTTTAGGAGAAATTCCACTTGTACAAAGTATTAGAGAAGCTGGAGATTATGGAAGACCAGCAGCAATGCAAACAGGCTCTCCTTTAGAAACAGCATTTGAAGAATTAGCTAGAAATGTAGTTAGAGAAACAGTTAGTCGTAACGAAAGTCTACCTGCTACAGAAGCAATTAAAATAACTACAATGGCAGGTTGTTCTGCTGTTAAAGGAAAGTAA
- a CDS encoding NifU family protein, whose translation MNKEEIIVNIEKALDEIRPFLNSDGGDISLVEVIDDKHVKVRLEGACTSCSLSVSTMKAGVETTIKKYVPQIETVENIA comes from the coding sequence ATGAATAAAGAAGAAATTATAGTAAATATCGAAAAAGCCTTAGATGAAATAAGACCTTTTTTAAACTCTGATGGTGGAGATATTTCACTAGTTGAGGTAATAGACGATAAACACGTTAAAGTTCGTTTAGAAGGAGCATGTACAAGTTGTAGTTTAAGCGTTAGCACAATGAAAGCTGGTGTTGAAACAACAATTAAAAAATATGTACCACAAATCGAAACTGTGGAAAATATTGCCTAA
- a CDS encoding GIN domain-containing protein has translation MTKIIFTITSFLICVFSVAQVIENRDVTDFNKLQVSNAIDVSYKVSNTKSIKVETDDKENLKYVKTEVENGTLKLYVDTKDYKNEGKSKRRSKGKNVSWVNGVEFLLLKITVSGPNLEAIKASSSADVTIENTNASTSLDVTVSSSGSVSGNFKATDVTIDASSSGDFSGNVTATSIEIKSSSSSDVNLSGKATTISAKASSSSKCNLKEFTVENAILKASSSAAIVLKVTKSIEAKASSSASINYYGNPSEVKKEESSSGAVRGK, from the coding sequence ATGACTAAAATAATTTTCACTATAACATCATTTTTAATCTGTGTATTTTCAGTTGCACAAGTGATTGAAAATAGAGATGTAACAGATTTTAATAAGTTGCAAGTATCAAACGCAATTGATGTGTCCTATAAAGTTTCCAATACAAAAAGTATAAAAGTAGAAACAGATGATAAAGAAAACTTAAAATATGTAAAAACTGAAGTTGAAAATGGAACTTTAAAACTATATGTTGATACAAAAGACTATAAAAATGAGGGAAAGAGTAAAAGGCGTTCAAAGGGTAAAAATGTAAGTTGGGTAAATGGAGTGGAGTTTTTGCTACTGAAAATTACAGTTTCAGGTCCAAATTTAGAAGCTATAAAAGCAAGTTCCTCTGCTGATGTTACAATTGAAAACACTAACGCAAGTACAAGTTTAGATGTTACAGTGAGTTCTTCTGGAAGTGTTTCAGGAAATTTTAAGGCTACAGATGTTACTATTGATGCTTCATCTAGTGGCGATTTTTCTGGAAATGTAACTGCAACTTCTATTGAAATAAAATCAAGTAGTTCAAGCGATGTGAATTTATCTGGGAAAGCAACAACAATTTCTGCAAAAGCAAGTAGTTCATCAAAATGTAATTTAAAAGAATTTACAGTCGAAAATGCAATCCTTAAAGCGAGTTCGTCTGCAGCTATTGTTTTAAAAGTAACAAAATCAATCGAAGCAAAAGCATCATCAAGCGCTTCAATAAACTATTATGGAAACCCATCTGAAGTTAAAAAAGAAGAAAGTTCTTCGGGTGCTGTAAGAGGTAAATAA
- a CDS encoding ABC transporter ATP-binding protein produces MININKLSKVFQTEEVETKALNEVSIAINQGEFVTIMGPSGSGKSTLLNIVGLLDSASTGSYQLLGQEMLGLKEQERAKVRKQNIGFVFQNFNLIDELSVYDNIELPLIYNNVAASERKKKVEIIAERLGISHRLKHYPQQLSGGQQQRVAVARALINDPKIILADEPTGNLDSKNGNEVMELLTDLHAQGATILMVTHSDYDASFSQKTIIMKDGMVLSERNNSKKVDVLIS; encoded by the coding sequence ATGATAAACATCAACAAACTTTCAAAAGTGTTTCAAACAGAAGAAGTAGAAACAAAAGCATTAAACGAGGTTTCAATCGCAATCAATCAAGGAGAATTTGTAACTATTATGGGGCCATCAGGAAGTGGAAAATCGACACTTTTAAATATTGTAGGTCTTTTAGATAGTGCATCAACAGGAAGCTATCAACTATTAGGTCAGGAAATGTTAGGACTAAAAGAACAAGAAAGAGCTAAAGTTAGAAAACAAAATATAGGCTTTGTTTTTCAAAACTTTAATCTCATCGATGAACTTTCAGTCTATGATAATATTGAATTGCCTTTAATTTATAATAATGTTGCAGCTTCAGAAAGAAAGAAAAAAGTAGAAATAATTGCAGAACGTTTGGGAATTTCTCATCGTTTAAAACATTATCCACAACAACTTTCTGGAGGACAACAACAACGTGTAGCTGTTGCAAGAGCATTGATAAACGACCCAAAAATCATTTTAGCCGATGAACCAACAGGAAATTTAGATTCTAAAAACGGAAATGAAGTAATGGAATTATTAACCGATTTACATGCACAAGGAGCAACTATTTTAATGGTAACTCATTCTGATTATGATGCTTCTTTTTCTCAGAAAACAATCATTATGAAAGATGGAATGGTGCTTTCAGAAAGAAATAATTCTAAAAAAGTAGATGTGTTAATCTCTTAA